The segment CAACAGCGAAATAAGACCCGAACAAATAAACTGCAACGGTTGCTTGCCAGGACTAGGTATTCATCAACAACTGCATCTCTGTGAGATTAGAAAATGTGGAATGGAAAAAGAAGTTGAAAACTGTGCTTACTGTGCTGACTATAAATGTGAGAAGCTCACCAAATTCTTTGAAAATGCGCCTGAGGCAGGGGAGACGCTTGAGAAGATAAGACAACACTTAAAGAAGTAGACCCGTAACAGAATACGTGTCTTATTGCATTTGAGGTAGTTCGTAAAGTCTTTTTTTGTTTATGGCTTATTTCTTCCTTTTCGTTTTCTCCCATCTTTGGACCTTCTTCTTCCGCTTAAAGAATTTGGGATGTCGTCGCACGTCTTCATGGATCGGTCTTGGAATGTCGGTTCGAGGGAAATAAATATCCGTTCGCCCTTCGGGAGGCACTATGGGATACTTCGTTTTTGCTCCTTTGTAAACTGAATGGTAAAGAAGATAGCAATATATGATGAACCCTCCGAGGAACGGTGCGGCGTATAGAACTCCGAAAATTGAAAATCCAGCGATGAACACTTGGATTATTATCGAGAAAAGGAAAAACGGTATGAATATGCAGACTCCTAGCAAGAAGAGAAGCCAAAATTTGACTTTTCTCCTCATTGTTTCTCCCCTTGATCGTTACACAAACCAGCTATTACGTCTTGTGCTTCGGCAATGTACGCATAAAAAAGGGTGTGTGGTTATTTTGTTG is part of the Candidatus Bathyarchaeota archaeon genome and harbors:
- a CDS encoding DUF3795 domain-containing protein, giving the protein MKKIVAFCGITCTTCKAFIATQEDDDAKRRQVAEEWSKAYNSEIRPEQINCNGCLPGLGIHQQLHLCEIRKCGMEKEVENCAYCADYKCEKLTKFFENAPEAGETLEKIRQHLKK